The following are from one region of the Coffea eugenioides isolate CCC68of unplaced genomic scaffold, Ceug_1.0 ScVebR1_2709;HRSCAF=3788, whole genome shotgun sequence genome:
- the LOC113757086 gene encoding uncharacterized protein LOC113757086, whose product MDKSWINDPNILSSHYKSGLKDFIEFAKTNGMGLDGKLFCPCRRCRNSKRISISQVELDLSKKGFCMYYKNWVFHGEPFSAHSYMSSGKNNNLDENGVGGETDFLFEIVYNYFDMNENGESDELPDLLDEIRNAHEPGTSSEWDSKNFDKLLNDAQRELYTGCRKYSLLCFIDSSLHIKVMNHVANKAFDMMLEFLKDLLPEGEILPSSFYGAMKIPSCIGLGYQKIDVCKFDCALFWKENEKMDKCPVCKESRWKVNNGKEKKVPQKVMWYFPLKARLQRHFMSSKTAEDMRWHKEKRVKEEIPQEFLVWKQKKCGGSS is encoded by the coding sequence ATGGATAAGAGCTGGATAAATGATCCAAATATTTTGTCAAGTCATTATAAGTCTGGTCTTAAGGATTTTATTGAATTTGCTAAGACCAATGGTATGGGATTGGATGGAAAATTATTTTGTCCATGTAGGAGATGTAGGAATTCAAAGAGAATAAGCATTTCTCAAGTTGAATTAGATTTGTCAAAAAAAGGCTTTTGTATGTATTATAAAAATTGGGTCTTCCATGGGGAACCATTTTCTGCACACTCTTATATGTCAAGTGGAAAGAACAATAACCTTGATGAGAATGGTGTTGGAGGTGAGACAGATTTCCTCTTTGAAATTGTATATAATTACTTTGATATGAATGAAAATGGTGAATCTGATGAGTTACCTGATTTATTGGATGAGATAAGAAATGCACATGAACCAGGGACATCGAGTGAATGggattcaaaaaattttgacaaattgtTAAATGATGCACAAAGAGAACTTTACACGGGATGCAGAAAGTACTCCCTGCTGTGTTTCATTGATTCCTCGCTCCATATCAAAGTGATGAACCATGTGGCTAACAAGGCATTTGACATGATGCTAGAATTTTTAAAAGATCTGTTACCAGAAGGAGAAATACTTCCATCCAGTTTTTATGGGGCCATGAAAATTCCATCTTGTATAGGTTTGGGATATCAAAAAATTGATGTCTGCAAATTTGATTGTGCattgttttggaaagaaaatgaaaagatggACAAGTGTCCTGTTTGTAAAGAATCACGATGGAAAGTCAATaatggcaaggaaaagaaagttcCACAAAAGGTGATGTGGTACTTTCCATTAAAAGCTAGGTTGCAAAGACattttatgtcttctaaaacTGCTGAAGACATGAGATGGCATAAGGAGAAACGGGTTAAAGAGGAAATTCCGCAAGAATTCCTCGTTTGGAAACAGAAGAAGTGTGGAGGGTCTTCCTAG